In Gammaproteobacteria bacterium, the genomic window AGAGCCCCTGCTAGCGGGGAGTCAGCTGCCCTGGTCTTGGGAAGGTTGTGCCACTGTTGCTCAAACCAGCTAGATAGCTGAGATGCCTCTTCGGGCGTCTCAGTAACTTGGATCAAACCAAGTGGATTTCCGGGCGTAATACCCAGACCATTGGTTGTAAATGCAAAAGCGCCAAACATTCCGATCAAGGGTGACCTGACGTCATCATAAAAAACGAACATACTTTGTGGGATGGGATTGTCTGTGTGCCGAAGTTCGACCTGATTCTCTAACCATTCACATAGCTGTCTTGCTAATAAGCAATTTCGAAGTTGATTCCGATATGCGCGGTCATCAGTGCTGCCCAACAAATGAATGCAATTAGTTTCAACAGGTGCAATCAGGCGAGTTGTTGAACATTTTGCCAATAATATCTTCAGGTGCATAAATGCATAAAGAGATAAATCTGTTGTAACTAAATCCAACGAATGTACACTAGGCAAGAAGTCCATCAAAAGATCTATGGACCATTCTGATCCACTGTGCCTCACCAAGCGCAATGATCCCTCCACACACCGGGCAACCGTTCATCAATCATATTGCAGCCCCATACAGTTTTCTTAGGATCTTCGTCGCTATTGACAGCTCTAAATCTTGCGATCCCTATCACCCTCATCATCCTCTGAATGATATTCTAATAGTTCGCCGGGTGAACACTCGAAATACTTGCATAGAGCATCAATCGTATCGGTATTGGTGTTGTAGCCAGGAACATTGGCAATCCGGGTGAGCGTGGCTCGGCTGATCCCGGTTTTTTCGCTCACCTCGTTCAGGGTAATCCGCCGCTTTTCGCGGAAAGACTTCTCATCCAGCATTTTCTTTAGCAAGACTCTGATCATTCC contains:
- a CDS encoding helicase, producing the protein MFVFYDDVRSPLIGMFGAFAFTTNGLGITPGNPLGLIQVTETPEEASQLSSWFEQQWHNLPKTRAADSPLAGALREISKDRSPNTIYALILYGLFKERDGALDEDSIIKSATGIHQTTVWKKLYKFQRDAVVGAIDKL
- a CDS encoding helix-turn-helix domain-containing protein; the encoded protein is MIRVLLKKMLDEKSFREKRRITLNEVSEKTGISRATLTRIANVPGYNTNTDTIDALCKYFECSPGELLEYHSEDDEGDRDRKI